The genomic DNA CTCGCCGTGCAGCGGTTCGGGGCGCGGATCATCCACGCCGCGATGCCGCCGGTCGTCACCGGCGCGGTGGTGATGCTGATCGGCTTCAACCTGGCCCCGGTGACCGCGTCCACGTACTGGCCGCAGGACCAGTGGACGGCGCTGTTCGTGATGCTGTTCACCGGTCTGGCCGTGGTGTGCCTGCGCGGCTTCTGGTCCCGGATCGCGATCTTCCTGGGACTGGTCTTCGGGTACGTCCTGTCCTGGGCCCTCGACCGGGTCTTCGGGAAGATCCACTCGGTGGACGGCAGCGGCAAGCCGACCGACCACTGGCGGCTGGACTTCTCCGCCGTGGGCGGGGCCGACTGGATCGGGCTGCCGTCGTTCCACGGGCCGAGCTTCGAGTGGTCGGCGATCCTGGTCGCCCTGCCCGTCGTCATCGCCCTGATCGCGGAGAACGCCGGGCACGTCAAGGCGGTCGGCGAGATGACCGGCGACAACCTCGACGACAGGCTCGGCACGGCGATCTCGGCCGACGGCATCGGCTCGGTGCTCTCCACCGCCGTCGGCGGCCCGCCCAACACCACGTACTCCGAGAACATCGGCGTGATGGCCGCGACCCGGGTCTACTCGACGGCCGCGTACTGGGCGGCGGCCGGTTTCGCCCTGCTCTTCGGCCTCTGCCCGAAGTTCGGCGCGGTCGTGGCCGCGATCCCGGGCGGGGTGCTCGGCGGCATCACCGTCATCCTCTACGGCATGATCGGCCTGCTCGGCGCGCAGATCTGGATCAACGCCAAGGTGGACATGCGCAACCCGCTGAACCTGGTGCCGGCCGCCGCGGGCATCATCATCGGCGTCGGCAACGTCAGTATGGAGTTCACCGACACGTTCTCGCTCAGCGGCATCGCGCTCGGCACCCTGGTCGTCATCACCGGCTACCACGCGCTGCGCGCCTTCGCCCCGGCGCACCTCAAGACCCAGCAGCCGCTGCTGGACGAGGGCACGTCGTCGTACGACGCGAAGACCGAGTCCGGCGGCGCCGGTGGTGACGGCGGTGACGGTGGGACTCAGCGCGCCAGGTCGTAGGCGTACGAGGGCGTGAACGTCCCGGGCTCGCCGCGGCAGCCGTCCGACTCCCCGGGCAGCTTGACCCACAGGTAGGCGTCGACGCGCCCCATGCCGGTGGTGAGGGTCGGTGCGCGGCCGAGGCTGCGGCCGTCCGGGTCGCACC from Streptomyces sp. CB09001 includes the following:
- a CDS encoding solute carrier family 23 protein; protein product: MDLGVRWKLHGDGKVPAPGAVVRPDERLSWPRTAGLGAQHVVAMFGASFVAPVLMGLDPNLAIMMSGVATVIFLLATRGRVPSYLGCSLSFVGVAAVIRAQGGTSATVTGAVLVVGVALFLVGLAVQRFGARIIHAAMPPVVTGAVVMLIGFNLAPVTASTYWPQDQWTALFVMLFTGLAVVCLRGFWSRIAIFLGLVFGYVLSWALDRVFGKIHSVDGSGKPTDHWRLDFSAVGGADWIGLPSFHGPSFEWSAILVALPVVIALIAENAGHVKAVGEMTGDNLDDRLGTAISADGIGSVLSTAVGGPPNTTYSENIGVMAATRVYSTAAYWAAAGFALLFGLCPKFGAVVAAIPGGVLGGITVILYGMIGLLGAQIWINAKVDMRNPLNLVPAAAGIIIGVGNVSMEFTDTFSLSGIALGTLVVITGYHALRAFAPAHLKTQQPLLDEGTSSYDAKTESGGAGGDGGDGGTQRARS